From the genome of Seriola aureovittata isolate HTS-2021-v1 ecotype China chromosome 6, ASM2101889v1, whole genome shotgun sequence, one region includes:
- the zgc:77486 gene encoding AN1-type zinc finger protein 5, whose translation MAQETNQTQVPMLCTMGCGFYGNPRTNGMCSVCYKEHLQRQQGGGRSSPPGEKAATSPAGSPGSAGVTVESTTSEPSTEVAGTPPEEQTTSPSSPSPVTQQMTAMSISQDSGAVDSDRAEAEEGEEEGTSNSTEPVGEAAQASSDGEQTPDKNKKKNRCFSCRKKVGLTGFDCRCGNLFCAIHRYSDKHDCPYDYRSAAAARIRKENPIVVAEKIQKL comes from the exons ATGGCTCAGGAGACCAATCAGACGCAGGTGCCAATGCTTTGCACTATGGGATGCGGTTTCTATGGTAACCCCCGCACCAACGGCATGTGCTCGGTCTGCTACAAGGAACACCTGCAGAGACAACAGGGAGGGGGGCGATCCAGCCCCCCGGGAGAGAAAG CTGCTACATCACCAGCAGGATCGCCAGGATCAGCTGGGGTGACTGTGGAGAGCACAACCTCAGAGCCCAGTACAGAGGTGGCAGGAACCCCACCTGAGGAACAAACAACCAG tCCTAGTTCTCCCAGCCCAGTAACTCAACAGATGACCGCTATGAGCATTTCCCAGGATTCAGGAGCTGTAGACTCGGATCGAGCGGAGgctgaggagggagaagaggagggtaCTTCCAACAGCACAG AGCCAGTGGGGGAAGCAGCACAGGCTTCATCTGATGGTGAACAAACCCctgataaaaacaagaaaaagaatcGCTGCTTTTCTTGCCGGAAGAAAGTGGGCCTTACTG GTTTTGACTGTCGCTGCGGCAACCTGTTCTGTGCCATTCACCGTTATTCTGACAAACACGACTGTCCCTATGATTACCGGAGTGCAGCTGCAGCCCGCATTCGCAAGGAGAACCCCATCGTGGTGGCTGAGAAAATTCAGAAGTTATGA
- the plin3 gene encoding mannose-6-phosphate receptor binding protein 1: MADSGKTNESGTAAAEAANGDQQNVVSRVSNLPLVSSACEVVSSAYSSTKDNVPLLKGVMDVAESGARTLGTAATTGSKPLLDIIEPQLSTVNQYALKGLEKMEEKLPILHQPADKVVSDTVGMVYQSVAGAKDAVVGAVMGGVELTRAAVSGGISTVMGTRMGQMVSSGMGLALSRSEDWVDQNLPVTERELAAVAEPATGEVTTTSDSPSYFVRLGKLSAKVQERALQQSLVRARNAKDATYAAVAQITSTLDLLESARTSLGTASNQIGGASEQLLQRWTEWKQKQAVAGQTESDPDGTKDESEQLEWRTLAMVRGLSEQLKSACSNVVSSAQGLPGAVQDQLTSARRSAEELHSSLGSASTLTPLLLERSRYHLTQVQQSLDGVMEYLLNNTPLNWLVGPFAPQITEKPERDVAMEQDGPNN, translated from the exons ATGGCAGACAGTGGGAAGACTAATGAGAGTgggactgcagcagcagaagcagctaATGGAGACCAGCAG AATGTTGTTTCCCGAGTGAGCAACTTGCCCCTGGTCAGTTCAGCTTGTGAGGTGGTTTCCAGCGCCTACAGTAGCACCAAAGACAATGTGCCCTTGCTGAAGGGAGTGATGGATGTAGCAGAAAGTGGGGCCCGAACTCTGGGAACAGCTGCCACCACCGGGTCCAAGCCTCTTTTGGACATTATAGAACCACAGC TCTCCACAGTAAATCAGTATGCATTGAAAGGACTTGAAAAGATGGAAGAGAAGCTGCCCATTCTTCACCAACCAGCAGACAAG GTGGTGTCGGACACAGTCGGTATGGTGTACCAGTCGGTGGCAGGCGCCAAAGATGCTGTGGTGGGGGCTGTGATGGGTGGTGTCGAGCTGACCCGGGCAGCAGTCAGCGGAGGTATCAGCACCGTCATGGGCACCAGGATGGGCCAGATGGTCAGCAGTGGGATGGGCCTGGCCCTCAGCCGATCCGAGGACTGGGTCGACCAGAACCTACCAGTCACTGAGAGGGAGCTGG ctgctgtagctgAACCTGCCACCGGTGAGGTGACTACCACATCAGACAGCCCCAGCTACTTTGTCCGCTTGGGGAAACTTTCTGCCAAGGTACAGGAGCGAGCCCTACAGCAGTCCCTGGTCCGTGCACGGAATGCCAAGGATGCCACCTATGCTGCAGTGGCTCAGATTACCAGTACTCTGGACCTGCTAGAGAGTGCCCGTACCAGCCTGGGTACCGCCAGTAACCAGATAGGAGGAGcctcagagcagctgctgcagcgcTGGACAGAGTGGAAGCAGAAGCAGGCTGTAGCTGGACAGACTGAGTCAGACCCAGATGGGACCAAAGATGAATCTGAG CAGCTGGAATGGCGGACCCTCGCCATGGTGCGTGGTCTGAGTGAGCAGCTGAAGTCAGCGTGCTCCAATGTGGTTTCAAGTGCTCAGGGTTTGCCTGGTGCAGTCCAGGACCAGCTAACCAGTGCAAGGCGATCAGCTGAAGAACTGCACTCCTCTCTGGGGAGCGCCAGCACTCTCACTCCCCTCCTTCTGGAGCGGAGCCGTTACCACCTGACCCAG GTTCAACAGTCTCTGGATGGTGTCATGGAGTATCTACTGAACAACACACCACTCAACTGGCTGGTTGGACCCTTTGCCCCTCAGATCACTGAAAAGCCAGAGAGAGATGTGGCGATGGAGCAGGATGGCCCAAACAACTAG